The Malus sylvestris chromosome 8, drMalSylv7.2, whole genome shotgun sequence genomic interval CTGGTGCATATTGTGGTGGCAGGTTCTGCACCACTATACGTGATTTGTTCCCAGTAACTGTGCTTAATACCTTACAAGTTTTGTGTACCCTTCGTGTTTATCTCATCTCTTTTCTCCAACACATTTTTAGGAACCTGAAAAGTCTTTTTATTCTCGATCTTGCATTGTAGAGCCAGCTGTAGCAATCGGGAGTACCGTCAATTTTGAAGATGGAGCTAGGTCAGGATCTATGCAGAGGCCAACAGTAAGGCATGCATTTGCAActcataatattttttaaacaaaccattatatttttatactgGCCTGTTTGGTGGCTCTTTTGCAACAGGTGAAATCTGAGGTCATTGGAATGACCTTTCAACTTTCGGCAACAAATCATTGATGGTGGAATCTCACTTTTCCAAGGAAAAAAAGGTAGCACAAGGGTAAGTGCCATTTTAACTGGTGGATTTCATTACGGTTTCAAGGTGTGTGATGCCTTTCCAAAGTAGTGTGGAAGTTTCATCCGTGCAAAACAGAATGCCGCATGGCTTGGTATCTTCGGCTTCAATGTGGCCTGCTAAAGTTAAGCACCATGAATTCATGAAAAAGTGTCATTGCAGTCGCCAAGAACCCTGTTATTTGAGCTGTATAGATTTGTATGGAAGTCACTTTTATCAGGGCAAGAGTTCATCAAGAACTGAGCTGAGCAGGCTGTGAGGGGTTTTGCTTTCTTATTGTCTATATATAAATTAAACACTCATCAAACTTCTGGAGTTTGTACAACCCGCCATTGTAATACAGATTTTTAGCaattctccctctctctctctctctctctctctctctctctctctctctctctctctctctctctctctgtgtggaAATAAAAGCTCGATTTTGTCACAATATCGAAACAGCAGTACCAAGTGAACATTTTGCAAAACTGAGACTAAGAAGCTTATGACTCCAAAAGTGTTTACAATGCTTCCCGTCTCTTATGTATAAAGCTATACTGATCTTGAAAGTTGAAACTAGTTGGAAATTCGATATGGAACCCCTACCGATGCTTTCCCGCCGGCATATATTCGCGGCGAGATTTCTTCTCAATTATTATGTACATTACACACTGTAAACTAAGCTATCGTCCACCTCTTTACCGCGTTTGTAACTGGAAAGGTAGGTGGCAGTGCTGAGGAGGGGAGAAACATCAAAGTCACTTCCCACCTTTCTCACTTCAAAACCTTCCGACGGACCATGGCCGCGAAGAATGTGCAGAACTTCCTTCATTGAAGGACGAGTTGAAGGTAATGTGCTGGTGCAGATGAGTCCTAGTTTTAGCACGGTGGTCATCTCTTCCAAGTAACACGGTTTTGCGATCTGCCCATCGAGGGCATCAGTTATGGTCTTTCCCTCGCTGTATTCCCGCCATGCCCATTCTGCTAGGCCCGTATGCTCATCTCCGCAGTTGGGTTCTCTCCCGGTTGTTAGTTCCAGGAGTACAACCCCGAAGCTGTAGACGTCTATCTTTTCGTTGATTTGCGTTGTATAAGAATACTCTGAAAAGCAAAATGTCATACAATGTAAGCAATGTCCGAAATATATGAATGCTAAACAGAACAATTTAAGCTCTTACCTGGTGCCATGTAGCCGAAGGAGCCTGCGATAGCGGACATTGTGTGATGATCTCCGTCCTTGGAAAAAATCTTTGCCAGTCCAAAATCTGCTATTCGAGCCTTGAATTCAGAATCCAACAAGATATTGCTGGACTTCACATCACGATGAATTATTGGCGGAGAGCAGTCATGGTGCATGTAACACAAGCCTTGTGCAGCCCCTATCGCAATCTGCAACCTCATCGGCCAGTCCAAAACGATGTGATTAGCCACACCCAGCCCTGATGCTGGCCTTCTCCTCTTCCCATGTAGCCACTTATCGAGGCTCTGATTTGCCATGTACTCGTACACAAGAAGCTTGGAATTGTCACTTGAAATGCAGCACCACAACTTAACAATGTTTGAATGGCGAATTGTCCCCAGTATCTCAACCTCAGCATTGAATTCTTTCTCAAGCCTCTCATCCAATCTGTTACTGTTACAAATCCTTTTCACCGCGACATATTCACCCGGGCAGTTGGTGCTAACCTGATAAACATTCCCTGAACCTCCACTTCCAATGAGATTGGTATCCGTCAAACTCGCCAACACGTTGAACTCTGTGAGATTCAATCTGTGGAATGAGGTGAGCTTCCATGTTGCCAAGTCCTGACCGCGCTTTCTCCTCCGGTAGTCTCTGACCACGAAAAAGGTCAATAGAACACTAACAAGGAACACCGCGATGGAAAGGACTAGAATCATGGCAAGGACTTTCGAGGACAGCTTGTGGGAGACACGGACTTTGGTGTAACAACCGGGAAGGTTAAGAACTGGACTATTGGCGCAAAGATTCGAATTGTTCAAGAAACTGTTTCCATACGCGAGATTATCAAACACATCTGGGATTTTGCCGGAAAGCTTGTTGGAAGACAAGTTAAGAGAACTGAGCCTCAAGCTGCCGAACTCAGCTGGGATTTCGCCTGTGAATTGGTTCCCGGACAAGTCCAAGTATAGCAGGTTAGGCAAAGAACCAATGGCTGCTGGAATGTGGCCCGAAAGCGCATTTATTGAGAGGTTCAAAGTATTCAAGGATTCCCATGAGATGATCTGAGATGGTAATTCGCCCGAAAATTGATTCCCGTCAAGCAGCAGAGTGTTCAGCTCAGAAAGACTAGTCAGTTCAACTGGGATTTTCCCCGAAAACAGATTTCCGCTCGCCTTAAAAACAACCAAACGTTCCCAGGACGAAACTTGAACcggaatctcaccggaaaatctGTTGTTGCTAATCTCCAGTCTCGATAGGTTCCAAGCCAGCTTGCTGGCGGGAAGCTGACCCGAAAACAAATTGTCACTCAGCATCAAACTCGACAGAGTTAGTCCGGTCCAAACTCCTAAAGGAATCTCACCCGAAAAACGGTTGTGGTAGACCTTCAGTGACCGCAAAGAATCACAATTTCCAAGCCCTTTCGGCAACTCTCCGGTAAGATTATTAGAGAAGGCAACAGCTCTTTGCAAAACTCCTCCGCTGCATAATTGTTCCGGCAGAGAGCCGCTCAGCTGATTCCCGGATACATCAAAAGCTTCGAGCTTCGAGTGAAGGCCTAATTCCGGCGGCAAGGTCCCGTTCAACATGTTCTTAAAGACCTGAAATACCCTCATCGCCGGAATTAGGCCTAAACTCTCCGGAATCCCACCCGTTAATTGATTcgaaaaaagattcaaaacagtcAGATTCTTTATCTTCCCAAAATCTTGTGGGATCGAGCCGCTCAAATTGTTCGTAGACAGATCAATCTGAGATAACTTCAACGCCTCGACAGCCGGCGGAATCTCCCCTGAAAATTTGTTGTTAAAGAGAAACAAGTCGCTCAAATTCTTCAACAAAAACAACCCACCTGGAATCTTCCCTTCCAGATTGTTCCTCGCAAGATTCAAGTTCTCGAGGCTCGAGAGACCTGAAAAACTCTCCGGAATCTCTCCGATCAAGTTCGTATCCATCATCCACAAGCTCTTCAGCTTCTTCAAATTCCCGAACTCCGTTGGGATGCTGGCCGCAGCCAATTTTCCGTTATAAGGCATCTCGAATATTTCGAGATTTGACAAGTTCCCGATCTCCCGCGGAACACTCCCGTTGAACAGATTCGAATAAAGCCTGAGTGTCCTCAGCTCCGTCAGCCGGCCGATGGCCGCAGGAATGTTGCCGGAAAAATTGTTTCCTCCGAGGTCCAAGTACTTAAGAGACGGCGACATCCGGTAGATATCGGGGGGAATTGGGCCGACAAAGTAGTTCTGCGAGAGGTCAAGGACTTCGAGATTCGAGCAGTTGTAGAGAAATTTCGGGAACTCGCCTGGAATGTAATTCCAGGCGAGGTGGAGCTCTGCGAGGCTTGGGAGCTCGCAGACGGCCTCCGGGATTCTCTCCGTGATGTTTACATCGGGGAGGGAGAGCCCAGTGACCATGCCGTTTGTGCAGTTGATCCCCGGCCACTCGCACGGTGAGGAGGAGGAGTTCCACGATTGGATGGACGGTGGATTTCCCCATTGCGCTTTGATCTTGAGGAGGATTGACTGCTCTGTGGATTGTGAAATTACGATCAAGGGTAGGGagatgaggaggaagaggagaagGGAGGATGGGAGTGGCAGGGGTGTTTTCGACATTTCATGTGGCTTAGTTCGTTTGCTCCGGTTGGGTGTTTTACCGGGAAAATGTGGGAGAGGCAACTGCTGCTATTCAAACTTGGTTGGGTTGGACCGCGGGATTATATGCGTTTCTGCGTGTAGAAATGCCACCCACAATGGCCAAAATTACATTATGCCACAGACATTGATTTAATGATAATAATTGTGTTGTTTTAGTCAACTTAGAGGTTTATTTTGACACGCATCAAGTGGAGCTATTAAGTAAACCTGACAACGAGTCGTGTTcgtctcctttttttttttttttgtcatatcCGTTATTTTAACGTGTCTTATCATGTTAAATTGGTTATTTTAACTGGTTATTAACAGATGATCAGATAACGATCCAATTTGTTAACGAGTCATGTTGTTTTGTGTCAAGTTAACGGGTTGTACAATAAATTGTCATGTTTAATGTCTAGATCTGACAAACAATATCTCATCATGTTCTTAATGGGTGatccgataatgacccgatttgTGAATGTGTTCTTAATGAGCCACCTAATAACGACCCGAATCGTTAACAAGTTGACTCAAAACCTgttatttttgtgtcgtttcgTGTCGAATTAACAGATCATGTAAAAAATTTCCAAACCTACTAATAATCATATGTTTAgggagaaattgaaaaaaaaaaaaattatttggtatgttttaaTTTTCATATGGTCTTGTTTTAATTTTCTTGTCTCTTGTCTAAGGAAAATATGGATCGTTTAACAATATTAAGTAATAAAGCAAAATCTAGGGGCTGCTAATCTCTATCAAGTTAGATTTAATTATAATCTAATATTCTTGAAGAATATTTCAAGTAAAATTCATTGTTTGATTAGTTTGGTGATGTAATGCAGTTACTAGTAGATTGTGAAATATCGATAACAAAGCTTATATTCTAATACTAATGATTATGCTAAGCTGCAGATGTGAGTTTTACTAATCTCTTGATATGGCGTGAGAAGATAGATTAGAAATACATTTTTTTACATGTTGAAAGAgacatttatttgtcattttgataaatttttcaatgtgacgcTGATTAGCTAAGTGGCATATTTCGTCCATAATCTCTGAGCTTACGAAAAGTGACTGAGG includes:
- the LOC126632580 gene encoding receptor-like protein kinase HSL1 isoform X1, producing MSKTPLPLPSSLLLFLLISLPLIVISQSTEQSILLKIKAQWGNPPSIQSWNSSSSPCEWPGINCTNGMVTGLSLPDVNITERIPEAVCELPSLAELHLAWNYIPGEFPKFLYNCSNLEVLDLSQNYFVGPIPPDIYRMSPSLKYLDLGGNNFSGNIPAAIGRLTELRTLRLYSNLFNGSVPREIGNLSNLEIFEMPYNGKLAAASIPTEFGNLKKLKSLWMMDTNLIGEIPESFSGLSSLENLNLARNNLEGKIPGGLFLLKNLSDLFLFNNKFSGEIPPAVEALKLSQIDLSTNNLSGSIPQDFGKIKNLTVLNLFSNQLTGGIPESLGLIPAMRVFQVFKNMLNGTLPPELGLHSKLEAFDVSGNQLSGSLPEQLCSGGVLQRAVAFSNNLTGELPKGLGNCDSLRSLKVYHNRFSGEIPLGVWTGLTLSSLMLSDNLFSGQLPASKLAWNLSRLEISNNRFSGEIPVQVSSWERLVVFKASGNLFSGKIPVELTSLSELNTLLLDGNQFSGELPSQIISWESLNTLNLSINALSGHIPAAIGSLPNLLYLDLSGNQFTGEIPAEFGSLRLSSLNLSSNKLSGKIPDVFDNLAYGNSFLNNSNLCANSPVLNLPGCYTKVRVSHKLSSKVLAMILVLSIAVFLVSVLLTFFVVRDYRRRKRGQDLATWKLTSFHRLNLTEFNVLASLTDTNLIGSGGSGNVYQVSTNCPGEYVAVKRICNSNRLDERLEKEFNAEVEILGTIRHSNIVKLWCCISSDNSKLLVYEYMANQSLDKWLHGKRRRPASGLGVANHIVLDWPMRLQIAIGAAQGLCYMHHDCSPPIIHRDVKSSNILLDSEFKARIADFGLAKIFSKDGDHHTMSAIAGSFGYMAPEYSYTTQINEKIDVYSFGVVLLELTTGREPNCGDEHTGLAEWAWREYSEGKTITDALDGQIAKPCYLEEMTTVLKLGLICTSTLPSTRPSMKEVLHILRGHGPSEGFEVRKVGSDFDVSPLLSTATYLSSYKRGKEVDDSLVYSRISN
- the LOC126632580 gene encoding receptor-like protein kinase HSL1 isoform X2, which produces MSKTPLPLPSSLLLFLLISLPLIVISQSTEQSILLKIKAQWGNPPSIQSWNSSSSPCEWPGINCTNGMVTGLSLPDVNITERIPEAVCELPSLAELHLAWNYIPGEFPKFLYNCSNLEVLDLSQNYFVGPIPPDIYRMSPSLKYLDLGGNNFSGNIPAAIGRLTELRTLRLYSNLFNGSVPREIGNLSNLEIFEMPYNGKLAAASIPTEFGNLKKLKSLWMMDTNLIGEIPESFSGLSSLENLNLARNNLEGKIPGGLFLLKNLSDLFLFNNKFSGEIPPAVEALKLSQIDLSTNNLSGSIPQDFGKIKNLTVLNLFSNQLTGGIPESLGLIPAMRVFQVFKNMLNGTLPPELGLHSKLEAFDVSGNQLSGSLPEQLCSGGVLQRAVAFSNNLTGELPKGLGNCDSLRSLKVYHNRFSGEIPLGVWTGLTLSSLMLSDNLFSGQLPASKLAWNLSRLEISNNRFSGEIPVQVSSWERLVVFKASGNLFSGKIPVELTSLSELNTLLLDGNQFSGELPSQIISWESLNTLNLSINALSGHIPAAIGSLPNLLYLDLSGNQFTGEIPAEFGSLRLSSLNLSSNKLSGKIPDVFDNLAYGNSFLNNSNLCANSPVLNLPGCYTKVRVSHKLSSKVLAMILVLSIAVFLVSVLLTFFVVRDYRRRKRGQDLATWKLTSFHRLNLTEFNVLASLTDTNLIGSGGSGNVYQVSTNCPGEYVAVKRICNSNRLDERLEKEFNAEVEILGTIRHSNIVKLWCCISSDNSKLLVYEYMANQSLDKWLHGKRRRPASGLGVANHIVLDWPMRLQIAIGAAQGLCYMHHDCSPPIIHRDVKSSNILLDSEFKARIADFGLAKIFSKDGDHHTMSAIAGSFGYMAPEYSYTTQINEKIDVYSFGVVLLELTTGREPNCGDEHTGLAEWAWREYSEGKTITDALDGQIAKPCYLEEMTTVLKLGLICTSTLPSTRPSMKEVLHILRGHGPSEGFEVRKVGSDFDVSPLLSTATYLSSYKRGKEVDDSLVYSV